The Haladaptatus sp. R4 DNA segment AACGGCTACATGAGCGAACTGATCGACTTCTGGTTCGACCGGATGGAAGCCCGAAACGTACCGCTGGCCGAGTTGAGCGGGAACAGACAGCGGTACAACCACTTCGGGTGGGAGGCGGCGGGGCGGGAGTTCCGGTACGAGATTCACGGTCGCTCGTTCTCCGGGACCGATTCCGACCACGAACGGGTCGTCCCCTACGACGGAGGCGACGAACGACTCGACCTGCTTCGGACGCTCCACGGGGAAGAGCCGTATCGAGTGAAACGGGACGAGGAACGGAGTCGCACCGTATTCGGTCAACGGGGACTCGAAACGTTGCTGTACGAACGCGGCGACGAGTCCGCGTACGTGAGTCTCTCCCGCGAGAGTCGCGCCCGAACCATCGCCGAGTTCGGCGGTTCGGCGCGCGGGATAGAAGTCGTGTTGACACACCTCTTCGAATCGTACGATATCGACACCCTCACCGCGGTCGTTCCCCCGCGACATCCGCTCAATACGACGTTTCGCCGTCACAGCAGGACGTGGAGTTTACGGAACCACCGAAACCTCAAGATTCTCGATCCGGCGACGATGCTCGACCGCTTCAGCGATCAGATACGGCGTCGTTGGCGGTCCGCCGCGGAAACCGGGGACGGGTCGCTCACGCTTGGGGTCCGGGGAGCGGACGACGCGGTCCGAATATCGTACACCCCGGAAACCGTCGATGTGGCTTCGACCGACGACGAACCGGAACTGGAACTGGACGAGAACGATTTGGTCGCGCTCCTCTTCGGATTTCACGACCGAAAGCGAGAACTCAAGGAACGCCATCCGATTCTGGCGGCGGTGTTGCCCCTCGATTTCTTCGTCTGGAAGACGGAACACGTCTGACGGAGACGCGTTCGGGGGTGCAGACCCGCCTCGAACGCGCGGGATCAGACGCACCCGAACGAACCGCCGAGGGACCGTTCGATTTTCGATGGGCGCGAATAGCGTCAGCAGGGGCACAGGAGATCACGACGTCGGTGGGAGGTGGCAACTAGGGTGAACGACGTGAACGATGTATCCTGTATTCCGGCATTTACCGAAGGTCATCTTAAAACTATGGATACTAATCCGGGACGCACGCGATTCGACCGGTACCGGATTCGATTCGAACGAATCGACGGTCACTCGTCGCTTCGTCGTCGAATTACCGAGGCGTTCGCGTCCTCGTCGGCCGTCAACCGACACCGTCTCCGCAGGTTACGTTCCGATAGTATTGAAAATTCTCGATGAACAGACGTTATTTTATATATTTAATTATATATCAAAATGTCCCCGCGTAGCAAATTATATAAGACATTGTGTGTAACGATTTATTGTAATGGCAAAGACTAGCAAGCGAGACAGCTCCCCGAGCGTCGCCGAAAGCCTCTCGCGGCGACGGCTGTTGACCGCCAGTTCGGCGGCCGTCGCCACCGGACTGGCCGGCTGTATGGGAGGAAAGAAAAAGAAGAAGCAGGGTTCGCTCAAGGAGGACACGATCAACACGTGGATCGAACGGTTGCCGACCCGGATGACGTGGAACCCGTGGGCGACGAACTACCCGTGGACGACGAGTTGGCTCGTCTGTGCGAGGGTCGTTCGGTTCTTCGCCGACGGAAGCGTGAAGACGACGATGCTCGACGATTGGTCGTACGACGCCGACAAACAGGTGACCACCATCAAGTTCCAGAAGGACTGGTACTGGTGGAACGGGAAGAAAGTGAAGGCGGCCGACAAATACTACTTCGAGGAGTTGGCTCGCCTCATGGACCCGGAAGGGAGCGACCTGAAGAAGTTGGAGATGCCCGACGACTTCACCCTCAAGCGATACCACAAGGAACCCCAGAACCCGCAACTCCTGAAATACAGCCTCGGCGGCTACCTCGGTGCGAACGTCCGTGGATACCGCGAAACGTACAAACCGTGGGTCGAGAAGTTCCAGGACGTCTCGAAGCAGTCCGAACGCGAGAGTCTCAAGGAGAAACTCGGGAAGGAAGTCAAAATACCGACGAAGGACCTCATCGACAAGGGACTCGGGACCGGGGCGTTCAAGCTCACGAAAGCGGACAACCAGAAGATGGTGTTCGAGAAGTTCGACAAACACCCGTTCGCCGACGAAATCGACATCCCGAAACTGCAACTCAACG contains these protein-coding regions:
- a CDS encoding GNAT family N-acetyltransferase: MSDSDGPRLATADEFPEMMELLDRYFSYERDGMAARLPYCYDPSRMENHAIIRKDGRIVSHVGAFPQTFVIGGEEVECWGFGGVATHKRYRGNGYMSELIDFWFDRMEARNVPLAELSGNRQRYNHFGWEAAGREFRYEIHGRSFSGTDSDHERVVPYDGGDERLDLLRTLHGEEPYRVKRDEERSRTVFGQRGLETLLYERGDESAYVSLSRESRARTIAEFGGSARGIEVVLTHLFESYDIDTLTAVVPPRHPLNTTFRRHSRTWSLRNHRNLKILDPATMLDRFSDQIRRRWRSAAETGDGSLTLGVRGADDAVRISYTPETVDVASTDDEPELELDENDLVALLFGFHDRKRELKERHPILAAVLPLDFFVWKTEHV